CGGCATCGTCGACCAGGACGACCACATCCGCCTCGGCGGCTACCCGGGCGCCTTCCGCGACCTGCTCGGTGTGCGCGTCGAGGAGTTCCACCCGCTGGCCCCCGACACGACGGTGGCCCTCGACGACGGCGCGGTGGCCACGACCTGGGCCGAGCACCTGCACCTGGCCGGCGCCGAGGCCGTCGCGTCGTACGCCGATGGCGCCCTCGTCGGCGTACCGGCCATCACCCGCCGCTCCGTCGGCACCGGGGCTGCGTGGTACCTCGCGACCCGCGTCGACGACGAGCACCTGGGCGCACTGGTCGACCGGTTGCTCGCCGAGGCCGGCGTCGAGCCGCCCGTGGCCGCTCCGCGAGGCGTCGAGCTGGTGCGGCGCACCGGTGACGGCCGCTCGTACCTCTTCGCGCTCAACCACACCGAGGCCGAGGCCGCCCTGGCGGTGAACGGCCGCGACCTGGTAGCCGACACCGACACCGGGGGCAACCTGCGGCTGGCACCGGGTGGGGTCGCCGTCGTGCGAGAGGACCGCTGATGCTGGCGCGCCAGCGGCAGGAACGCATCCTCGCCGAGGTGCGTCAGCACGGCGGTGCCCGGGTGTCGGATCTCGTCGACCTCCTCGGGGTGTCGGACATGACGATCCGGCGCGACATCGAGGTGCTGGCCCGTCGAGAGCTGGTCGTGCGGGTGCACGGAGGGGCCACGGCCGTTGACGAGCGGAGCAGCGACGAGCCGGGCTTCGCCGCCAAGTCGGGTCTGGCGCTGGAGGAGAAGGCGGCGATCGCCGCCGCTGCGGCGCGGCTCGTGCACCCAGGAGCGTCGGTAGCGCTGTCGGCCGGCACCACGACGTACCAGGTGGCCAGCCAGCTCGTCGAGGTCGAGAACCTCACCGTGGTCACGAACTCTCCCCCGGCCGCCGACCTCCTGCACTCCAACCCCGCGGCCGGCCGCACCGTGGTGCTCACGGGCGGTACGCGCACGCCGTCCGATGCGCTCGTGGGCCCGGTGGCCGTGAAGGCGTTGCAGGACCTGCACGTCGACACCCTGGTGCTGGGTGTGCACGGCCTCGACGAGCGGGCCGGCCTGACGACCCCCAACCTCGCGGAGGCCGAGACCAACCAGGCACTGGTGGCCAGCGCCCGCCGCCTGGTCGTGGTGGCCGACCACACCAAGTGGAACGTCGTCGGACTCGCGGGCATCGCGCCGCTCGAGCGCGTCGACGTCATGGTCACGGACGCCGGGCTCCCCCAGGAGGCGCGTCGGACGCTGGCCGCGATCGTGGGCGAGCTCGTCGTGGTGGACGTGCCCACAGCACGTGGAGCGGCGTCGTGAACGACCAGAACAGCACCTCGACGTCGGCGCGAGTGCGTCGCACGCTCGGTCGGCTGTACGACGGCCGCGAGATCCTCTACTACGACGACTCCTCGCCGTACGTCGACGGCGGAGCGACCCGCGAGCTGCACGATCCCCGGCCACCGGCCGAGCCGTCGCGCGCGGGGCAGATGCGCTACGACCCGCTGAGCGGCGCCTGGGTCGCCATCGCCGCTCACCGGATGGACCGCGCGTTCATGCCCCCTGCCGACGAGTGCCCGCTCTGCCCGGCGGGTCGAGGCACG
This is a stretch of genomic DNA from Angustibacter sp. Root456. It encodes these proteins:
- a CDS encoding DeoR/GlpR family DNA-binding transcription regulator; this translates as MLARQRQERILAEVRQHGGARVSDLVDLLGVSDMTIRRDIEVLARRELVVRVHGGATAVDERSSDEPGFAAKSGLALEEKAAIAAAAARLVHPGASVALSAGTTTYQVASQLVEVENLTVVTNSPPAADLLHSNPAAGRTVVLTGGTRTPSDALVGPVAVKALQDLHVDTLVLGVHGLDERAGLTTPNLAEAETNQALVASARRLVVVADHTKWNVVGLAGIAPLERVDVMVTDAGLPQEARRTLAAIVGELVVVDVPTARGAAS
- a CDS encoding Beta-galactosidase C-terminal domain, with the protein product MRRTGDGRSYLFALNHTEAEAALAVNGRDLVADTDTGGNLRLAPGGVAVVREDR